GCTCGGCCAACTGCTGGTACGCGCTGACCATGACCACGGGGTCGTTGTGCTTCACCGAGATCTTGATGTCCCGGAACCCGTGCTCCTCGAACAGCGACGCCTCCCACAGGGCGCTCTCCACCAGCGCCTCCGGGGTCGCCCTGCCGTACTTCTGGAGCAGCCGCCGGTCCAGGGATCCGGCGTTGACCCCGATCCTGATCGGCGTGCCGTGGTCCTTCGCGGCCCGCGCGATCTCCTTGACCTTGTCGTCGAACTGTTTGATGTTGCCGGGATTGACGCGTACGGCCGCACAGCCGGCCTCGATGGCCGCGAAGACGTACTTGGGCTGGAAGTGGATGTCCGCGATCACCGGGATCTGCGACTTGCGTGCGATGGTCGCGAGGGCGTCCGCGTCGTCCTGCGTGGGACAGGCGACGCGGACGATCTGGCAGCCGGACGCGGTGAGTTCGGCGATCTGCTGGAGGGTGGCGCCGATGTCGGACGTACGCGTCGTCGTCATCGACTGCACCGAGACCGGGGCCCCGCCCCCGACCGCCACCGGCCCGACCATGATCTGCCGCGAGGCGCGCCGCTCGGCGATCGGTCGGACCGGTACCTCGGGGACGCCCAAGGGAATGGCGGTCATGGCGCTACTCGCGGTTTCCGGAGACCGTCTCGCGCATGGCGCGCAGCGACTCCTTCAGCGAGCCCATGGTGGCGAGGACGGCGGTGGGCTCGTAGCCGCAGTGCGCCATGCAGTTGGCGCAGCGCGGGTCCTTGCCGCGGCCGTACTTGTCCCAGTCGGTCTCCTCGATGAGCTCGCGGTACGTCGGCACGTACCCGTCGCTCATCAGGTAGCAGGGGCGCTGCCAGCCGAACAGGGAGTAGTTGGGGATCGCCCAGGCCGTGCACGGGAAGTCGACCTTGCCCTCCAGGAAGTCCAGGAAGAGCGGGGAGTGGTTGAGCCGCCACTTCTTGCGGTTGCCGCCCGCGAAGGCCTTCTTGAACAGCTCGCGGGTCTGCTCCACGCCCAGGAAGTGCTCCTGGTCGGGCGCCTTCTCGTAGGCGTAGGCGGGCGAGATCATCATCTCGTCGACCTTGAGGTCGTCGTTGAGGAAGTTGAGCACCTCGATGATGGTCTGCGGGGTGTCGGTGTTGAAGAAGGTCGAGTTGGTGGTGACCCGGAAGCCGCGCCGCTTGGCCTCCTTGATCGCCTCCACGGCCTCGTCGAACACGCCCTCCTTCGCCACGGACTCGTCGTGCCGCTCCCGCAGC
Above is a window of Streptomyces griseorubiginosus DNA encoding:
- the ispG gene encoding flavodoxin-dependent (E)-4-hydroxy-3-methylbut-2-enyl-diphosphate synthase; translation: MTAIPLGVPEVPVRPIAERRASRQIMVGPVAVGGGAPVSVQSMTTTRTSDIGATLQQIAELTASGCQIVRVACPTQDDADALATIARKSQIPVIADIHFQPKYVFAAIEAGCAAVRVNPGNIKQFDDKVKEIARAAKDHGTPIRIGVNAGSLDRRLLQKYGRATPEALVESALWEASLFEEHGFRDIKISVKHNDPVVMVSAYQQLAEQCDYPLHLGVTEAGPAFQGTIKSAVAFGALLSRGIGDTIRVSLSAPPAEEVKVGIQILESLGLRQRRLEIVSCPSCGRAQVDVYKLADEVTAGLEGMEVPLRVAVMGCVVNGPGEAREADLGVASGNGKGQIFVKGEVVKTVPESKIVETLIEEAMKIAEQMEKDGVASGEPAVTVS
- the hpnH gene encoding adenosyl-hopene transferase HpnH is translated as MAMPLRQSIKVATYLAEQKLRKRDKFPLIVELEPLFACNLKCEGCGKIQHPAGVLKQRMPVAQAVGAVLESGAPMVSIAGGEPLMHPQIDEIVRQLVAKKKYVFLCTNAMLLRKKMDKFTPSPYFAFAVHIDGLRERHDESVAKEGVFDEAVEAIKEAKRRGFRVTTNSTFFNTDTPQTIIEVLNFLNDDLKVDEMMISPAYAYEKAPDQEHFLGVEQTRELFKKAFAGGNRKKWRLNHSPLFLDFLEGKVDFPCTAWAIPNYSLFGWQRPCYLMSDGYVPTYRELIEETDWDKYGRGKDPRCANCMAHCGYEPTAVLATMGSLKESLRAMRETVSGNRE